A genomic window from Massilia sp. METH4 includes:
- a CDS encoding NAD-dependent succinate-semialdehyde dehydrogenase, which translates to MQVLEYSDLVRNRCYIGGEWVSGDQQMAVYNPATNKILAHVPKLGAKETTAAINAANAAGIGWRALTGKERSVVLRRWHDLIMANIDTLARIVTEEMGKPFSEAKGEILYGAGYIEWFAEEAKRVYGDVIPGHQSDKRLIVIKQPVGVVGAITPWNFPSAMLARKLAPALAAGCTIVAKPAESTPLSALALALLGEKAGIPKGVINIVTGDPIAIGKELTNNPLVRKLSFTGSTAVGRMLLRQSADTVKRVSMELGGNAPFIVFDDADLDSAVEGALNSKYRNAGQTCVCTNRFYIQDGIYEQFLGKLKAHVEAMKVGNGFDEGVQQGPLINEMAIRKVETLIRDAVEKGAQVVSGGQRHALGGTFYAPTLLRDVTPKMRIATEEIFGPVAAVFRFSSEAEVIHQANDSEYGLASYFYTKDVGRAWRVAEAIEAGMVGINTGLISTEVAPFGGIKQSGSGREGSRHGIDDYLELKYVCFGDI; encoded by the coding sequence ATGCAGGTATTGGAATATTCGGATCTGGTCAGGAACCGTTGCTATATCGGCGGCGAATGGGTGAGTGGTGACCAGCAGATGGCGGTATATAACCCGGCCACCAATAAGATCCTTGCCCACGTGCCGAAGTTGGGGGCAAAGGAGACGACTGCGGCCATCAATGCCGCGAATGCCGCCGGTATCGGCTGGCGCGCGCTGACCGGTAAGGAACGCAGTGTTGTACTGCGCCGCTGGCACGACCTCATCATGGCTAACATCGACACCCTGGCGCGCATCGTGACGGAAGAAATGGGCAAGCCCTTCAGCGAAGCGAAGGGAGAAATCCTCTACGGCGCCGGCTACATCGAGTGGTTTGCTGAAGAAGCCAAGCGCGTGTACGGCGATGTCATCCCGGGTCACCAATCCGACAAGCGGCTTATCGTGATCAAGCAGCCTGTGGGAGTCGTTGGGGCGATCACGCCGTGGAATTTCCCCAGCGCGATGCTGGCCAGGAAGCTCGCCCCCGCCCTGGCGGCTGGCTGCACCATCGTGGCAAAGCCCGCGGAATCGACCCCACTTTCAGCATTAGCGTTGGCTTTGCTTGGCGAAAAAGCGGGAATCCCGAAAGGCGTCATCAATATCGTTACAGGCGATCCGATCGCCATCGGGAAGGAACTCACCAACAATCCGCTGGTGCGCAAGTTGAGTTTCACCGGTTCCACGGCCGTCGGCAGGATGTTACTGCGCCAATCGGCCGATACCGTCAAGCGGGTCAGCATGGAATTGGGGGGGAATGCCCCGTTCATCGTCTTCGACGATGCCGACCTGGATTCGGCCGTAGAAGGCGCATTGAATTCAAAATACCGTAATGCGGGCCAGACCTGTGTCTGTACCAACCGATTTTACATCCAAGATGGAATCTATGAGCAATTCCTCGGTAAATTGAAAGCCCATGTTGAAGCAATGAAGGTCGGCAATGGATTTGACGAGGGCGTCCAGCAGGGGCCATTGATCAATGAGATGGCCATCAGAAAAGTCGAAACATTGATTCGTGATGCAGTGGAAAAAGGCGCTCAGGTAGTTTCGGGTGGGCAGCGTCATGCATTGGGTGGAACTTTCTATGCTCCAACTTTGCTTCGAGACGTGACGCCGAAAATGCGTATTGCGACCGAGGAGATATTCGGTCCGGTAGCTGCTGTATTCCGTTTTTCCAGCGAGGCAGAGGTCATCCATCAGGCAAATGATAGCGAATATGGACTCGCCTCGTATTTCTATACGAAGGATGTGGGGCGCGCATGGCGTGTTGCGGAGGCAATCGAAGCGGGCATGGTCGGCATCAATACTGGACTGATTTCCACGGAAGTTGCCCCCTTTGGCGGTATCAAGCAGTCCGGATCCGGGCGCGAAGGCTCCCGCCATGGTATCGACGATTATCTTGAGTTGAAATATGTTTGTTTCGGCGATATTTGA